A single window of Pseudomonas benzenivorans DNA harbors:
- a CDS encoding DUF7844 domain-containing protein, with translation MNRGRAWLLALTLLASSCSHAELRLGLDAEGLNGQQRLASQTLLDEALEALPPRLRQQLDRRVRVRWRDMPSRVYGRAGRFSGIELNAALLPALSDGSAASAASGRAHGTLRRELLATLVHEVAHLYDRARLWPAAERRQLQRCRRLAASLGPIGQPDACRGQDARRFTLSDDPYLLDLAGWPQRVGSRGRREHVNAQLARSPDVYELSNPREFVAVNLEYFLLDPSYACRRPSLARYFRAHFAWAPPLSQPCVDGYAYLNAGRDFARQPLGRLDPERVYQVDYLLAEANQDWASRWGHSMLRLVICAPGRPRGPDCRLDLDQHLVLSYRAFVGDLQLSSWDGLTGAYPSRLFVLPLAQVIEEYTKVELRSLASVPLKLERAQLEALVTRAAEQHWSYDGDYYFIANNCAVETLKLLRSAVQTPALQGFDSILPNGLLDGLVARELADRSVLDDPREALRLGYRFDSFRERYQAMFAVLRERLPIAQRRVEDWLAQPAQARRRWFAEADLRAAAALLLLEQAALRRQLLLAQDQLKQRYLGDLGSTNPGLHKAGDALQQILANSGFLSRPAELLDGGYGLPQAGEWQRLEAESQARQQQLRRLSDDLDLEVRALLAPALLAELEAGEANLLALRAHLRALHRAGGGLQLP, from the coding sequence GTGAACCGCGGCCGCGCCTGGCTGCTGGCGTTGACCCTGCTGGCCAGCAGCTGCAGCCACGCCGAGCTGCGCCTGGGGCTGGACGCCGAGGGCCTGAACGGCCAGCAGCGCTTGGCCAGCCAGACGCTCCTGGACGAGGCCCTCGAGGCCTTGCCGCCGCGCCTGCGCCAGCAGCTCGATCGCCGCGTCCGGGTGCGCTGGCGCGACATGCCGAGCCGGGTCTACGGCCGCGCCGGGCGCTTCAGCGGCATCGAGCTGAACGCCGCGCTGTTGCCGGCCCTGAGCGACGGCAGCGCCGCCAGCGCAGCGAGCGGGCGGGCCCACGGCACCCTGCGCCGCGAACTGCTGGCCACCCTGGTGCACGAAGTCGCCCACCTGTATGACCGCGCGCGCCTGTGGCCCGCCGCCGAACGCCGCCAGCTGCAACGCTGCCGCCGTCTCGCCGCCAGCCTGGGGCCGATCGGCCAGCCCGACGCCTGCCGCGGCCAGGACGCACGGCGCTTCACCTTGAGCGACGATCCCTACCTGCTCGATCTGGCCGGCTGGCCGCAGCGGGTCGGCAGCCGCGGCCGGCGCGAACACGTCAACGCCCAGCTGGCACGCAGTCCGGATGTCTACGAACTGAGCAACCCCCGGGAGTTCGTCGCGGTCAATCTCGAGTACTTCCTGCTGGACCCCAGCTACGCCTGCCGTCGGCCGTCGCTGGCGCGCTATTTTCGCGCCCATTTCGCCTGGGCACCGCCGCTGTCCCAGCCCTGCGTCGATGGCTACGCCTACCTCAACGCCGGCCGCGACTTCGCCCGCCAGCCGCTGGGCCGCCTGGACCCCGAGCGGGTCTACCAGGTCGACTACCTGCTCGCCGAAGCCAACCAGGACTGGGCCAGCCGCTGGGGCCACAGCATGCTGCGCCTGGTGATCTGCGCACCCGGCCGACCGCGCGGCCCGGACTGCCGCCTGGACCTCGACCAGCACCTGGTGCTGTCCTACCGCGCCTTCGTCGGCGACCTGCAGCTGTCCAGCTGGGACGGCCTGACCGGCGCCTATCCGTCGCGGCTGTTCGTCCTGCCCCTGGCCCAGGTGATCGAGGAGTACACCAAGGTCGAGCTGCGCAGCCTGGCCTCGGTGCCGCTCAAGCTCGAACGCGCGCAGCTGGAGGCCCTGGTGACCCGCGCCGCCGAGCAGCACTGGAGCTACGACGGCGATTACTACTTCATCGCCAACAACTGCGCGGTGGAGACCCTCAAGCTGCTGCGCAGCGCCGTCCAGACGCCGGCGCTACAGGGCTTCGACAGCATCCTGCCCAACGGCCTGCTGGACGGCCTGGTGGCGCGCGAGCTGGCCGACCGCAGCGTGCTCGACGATCCGCGCGAGGCGCTGCGCCTGGGCTATCGCTTCGACTCCTTTCGCGAGCGCTACCAGGCGATGTTCGCCGTGCTGCGCGAGCGCCTGCCGATCGCCCAGCGGCGCGTCGAAGACTGGCTGGCGCAACCGGCCCAGGCGCGGCGCCGCTGGTTCGCCGAGGCCGACCTGCGCGCTGCCGCCGCCTTGCTGCTGCTGGAACAGGCGGCCCTGCGCCGCCAGCTGCTGCTGGCCCAGGACCAGCTCAAGCAACGCTACCTCGGCGACCTCGGCAGCACGAACCCGGGCCTGCACAAGGCCGGCGACGCGCTGCAGCAGATCCTCGCCAACAGCGGGTTTCTCAGTCGCCCGGCGGAGCTGCTCGACGGCGGCTACGGCCTGCCCCAGGCCGGCGAGTGGCAGCGCCTGGAAGCCGAGAGTCAGGCCCGCCAACAGCAGCTGCGCCGCCTCAGCGACGACCTCGACCTAGAAGTGCGCGCGCTGCTGGCGCCGGCCCTGCTGGCCGAACTGGAAGCCGGCGAGGCCAATCTGCTGGCGTTGCGCGCCCACCTGCGCGCCCTGCACCGGGCCGGCGGCGGCCTGCAGCTGCCCTGA
- a CDS encoding DUF2388 domain-containing protein — MHCPLLAVIVCIALSAGSAQAQTLVATSNIIVRALDRSLDFTSDTTTSIRDLKVVVEARDDAASFVASQGAIRGAHLEAALGVIRSRVPEAQAASDQQLAEAILAR; from the coding sequence ATGCACTGTCCGCTGCTCGCCGTCATCGTCTGTATCGCCCTGTCCGCCGGCAGCGCCCAGGCGCAAACCCTGGTCGCCACCAGCAACATCATCGTTCGCGCGCTGGACCGCAGCCTCGACTTCACCTCGGACACCACCACCTCGATCCGTGACCTGAAGGTGGTGGTCGAGGCCCGCGACGACGCCGCCAGCTTCGTCGCCAGCCAGGGCGCGATCCGCGGCGCCCACCTGGAAGCGGCGCTCGGCGTCATTCGCAGCCGCGTGCCCGAAGCCCAGGCCGCCTCCGATCAGCAGCTGGCCGAAGCCATCCTCGCCCGGTGA
- a CDS encoding DUF2388 domain-containing protein, whose product MNTIPSLGLTALLLISGGAAASSFIGTTDALGNALVGTSDASTDATSSLRDDKLVLGARDDAASFVASQGQIRGVRLEAALEHIRRQHPNLQAGDLQLARAILGL is encoded by the coding sequence ATGAACACCATTCCCTCACTCGGCTTGACCGCGCTGCTGCTGATCAGCGGCGGCGCGGCGGCCTCCAGTTTCATCGGCACCACCGACGCCCTCGGCAACGCCCTGGTCGGCACCTCGGACGCCAGTACCGATGCCACCTCATCGCTACGCGACGACAAGCTGGTGCTCGGCGCCCGGGACGACGCGGCCAGCTTCGTCGCCAGTCAGGGCCAGATCCGCGGCGTTCGCCTGGAGGCAGCCCTGGAGCACATCCGTCGGCAGCACCCGAACCTGCAGGCCGGTGACCTGCAACTGGCCAGGGCCATTCTCGGCCTCTGA
- a CDS encoding DUF1127 domain-containing protein: MERILNSNVLTRQPLHTHWLDSLHATGARWLRNVRTRRQLANLDERLLADAGITPSERRSELDKPFWQ; the protein is encoded by the coding sequence ATGGAGCGCATACTCAACAGCAACGTATTGACCCGCCAGCCCCTCCATACCCACTGGCTCGACAGCCTGCACGCCACCGGCGCCCGCTGGCTGCGCAACGTCCGTACCCGCCGGCAACTGGCCAACCTCGACGAACGCCTGCTGGCGGACGCCGGCATCACCCCGAGCGAGCGCCGCAGTGAGCTGGACAAGCCCTTCTGGCAGTGA
- a CDS encoding DUF1127 domain-containing protein gives MERTLSSDLFYDNSTSNNGSLPLRLLAAAMLWQRRIVSRRQLARLDARLLADAGISESQRQAELRKPFWR, from the coding sequence ATGGAACGTACACTCAGTTCCGACCTGTTCTACGACAACAGCACCTCCAACAACGGTTCCCTTCCGCTGCGCCTGCTCGCCGCTGCAATGCTTTGGCAGCGCCGCATCGTCAGCCGCCGCCAGCTGGCCCGCCTGGATGCTCGCCTGCTGGCTGACGCCGGCATCAGCGAAAGCCAGCGCCAGGCCGAACTGCGCAAGCCGTTCTGGCGTTAA
- a CDS encoding NAD(P)(+) transhydrogenase (Re/Si-specific) subunit beta produces MSMNLITVLYLVASICFIQALKGLSHPTSSRRGNLFGMIGMAIAIVTTVGLIYKLGAEMATAGIGYVIVGLLVGGSVGTVMAKRVEMTKMPELVAFMHSMIGLAAVFIAIAAVVEPQSLGIVASLGDAIPSGNRLELFLGAAIGAITFSGSVIAFGKLSGKYKFRLFQGAPVQFAGQHMLNLAVGLAIIGLGLVYTFTGDITSFAILVALAFVIGVLIIIPIGGADMPVVVSMLNSYSGWAAAGIGFSLNNSMLIIAGSLVGSSGAILSYIMCKAMNRSFFNVILGGFGGATDAGPAAGSGEQRPVKSGSSDDAAFLLTNADSVIIVPGYGLAVARAQHALMELAEKLTHRGVNVKYAIHPVAGRMPGHMNVLLAEAEVPYEQVFEMEDINSEFGQADVVLVLGANDVVNPAAKNDPKSPIAGMPILEAYKAKTVIVNKRSMASGYAGLDNELFYLDKTMMVFGDAKKVIEDMVKAVD; encoded by the coding sequence ATGAGCATGAACCTGATCACTGTTCTCTACCTCGTCGCCTCGATCTGCTTTATCCAGGCGCTCAAGGGCCTGTCGCACCCGACCAGCTCGCGGCGCGGCAACCTGTTCGGCATGATCGGCATGGCCATCGCCATCGTCACCACCGTCGGCCTGATCTACAAGCTGGGCGCCGAGATGGCCACCGCCGGCATCGGCTACGTGATCGTCGGCCTGCTGGTCGGCGGCAGCGTCGGCACCGTCATGGCCAAGCGCGTCGAGATGACCAAGATGCCCGAGCTGGTAGCCTTCATGCACAGCATGATCGGTCTGGCCGCGGTGTTCATCGCCATCGCCGCGGTGGTCGAGCCCCAGTCCCTGGGCATCGTTGCATCCCTGGGTGACGCGATTCCGTCCGGCAACCGTCTGGAGCTGTTCCTCGGCGCAGCCATCGGCGCCATCACCTTCTCCGGTTCGGTGATCGCCTTCGGCAAGCTGTCGGGCAAGTACAAGTTCCGCCTGTTCCAGGGCGCACCGGTACAGTTCGCCGGCCAGCACATGCTCAACCTGGCGGTCGGCCTGGCGATCATCGGCCTGGGCCTGGTGTACACCTTCACCGGCGACATCACCTCGTTCGCCATTCTGGTGGCCCTGGCCTTCGTCATTGGCGTGCTGATCATCATCCCGATCGGTGGCGCCGACATGCCGGTGGTGGTGTCGATGCTCAACAGCTACTCGGGCTGGGCAGCGGCCGGTATCGGCTTCTCGCTGAACAACTCGATGCTGATCATCGCCGGCTCCCTGGTCGGCTCCTCCGGTGCGATCCTCTCGTACATCATGTGCAAGGCGATGAACCGCTCGTTCTTCAACGTCATCCTCGGCGGCTTCGGCGGCGCGACGGATGCCGGTCCGGCAGCGGGCAGCGGCGAGCAGCGTCCGGTGAAATCCGGCTCGAGCGACGACGCGGCCTTCCTGCTGACCAACGCCGACAGCGTGATCATCGTTCCCGGCTACGGCCTGGCGGTGGCCCGCGCCCAGCACGCACTGATGGAGCTGGCCGAGAAGCTGACCCATCGCGGGGTCAACGTGAAGTACGCCATCCACCCCGTTGCCGGTCGTATGCCCGGGCACATGAACGTACTGCTGGCCGAGGCCGAGGTGCCTTACGAGCAGGTGTTCGAGATGGAAGACATCAACTCCGAGTTCGGCCAGGCCGACGTGGTGCTGGTGCTCGGCGCCAACGACGTGGTCAACCCGGCGGCGAAGAACGATCCGAAGTCGCCGATCGCCGGCATGCCGATCCTCGAGGCCTACAAGGCCAAGACGGTAATCGTCAACAAGCGCTCGATGGCCAGCGGCTATGCCGGCCTGGACAACGAACTGTTCTATCTGGACAAGACCATGATGGTCTTCGGCGACGCCAAGAAGGTGATCGAGGACATGGTCAAGGCCGTCGACTGA
- a CDS encoding NAD(P) transhydrogenase subunit alpha: MDMISDGIYNLIIFALAIYVGYHVVWNVTPALHTPLMAVTNAISAIVIVGAMLAAALTVTPLGKTMGTLAVALAAVNVFGGFLVTRRMLEMFKKKAPKAAAEKH, from the coding sequence ATGGATATGATTTCCGATGGCATCTACAACCTGATCATCTTCGCCCTGGCGATCTACGTCGGCTACCACGTGGTGTGGAACGTCACCCCGGCCCTGCACACCCCGCTGATGGCGGTGACCAACGCGATCTCGGCGATCGTCATCGTCGGCGCCATGCTGGCTGCCGCACTGACCGTCACCCCGCTGGGCAAGACCATGGGCACCCTGGCCGTGGCCCTGGCCGCGGTCAACGTGTTCGGTGGCTTCCTGGTCACCCGACGCATGCTGGAAATGTTCAAGAAGAAAGCGCCGAAAGCGGCTGCGGAGAAGCACTGA
- a CDS encoding Re/Si-specific NAD(P)(+) transhydrogenase subunit alpha, with protein sequence MHIGVPLETQAGETRVAATPETIKKLIGQGHQVTVQSGAGVSASIPDSAYAAVGASIGSDAAAFGADLVLKVVAPSDGELAHMKVGAVLVGMLNPFSNETIARMNARGITAFALEAAPRTSRAQSLDVLSSQANIAGYKAVMLAANHYPRFMPMLMTAAGTVKAARVLVLGAGVAGLQAIATAKRLGAVIEASDVRPAVKEQIESLGAKFVDVPFETDEERECAQGVGGYARPMPQSWMERQAKAVHERAKQADIVITTALIPGRKAPVLLKQETVEQMKPGSVVIDLAAAQGGNCPLTVAEQVVIQHGVTIVGHSNLAAMVPADASALYARNLLDFLKLVIDKDGQFHLNLEDDIVAACLMCRDGQVVRNNG encoded by the coding sequence GTGCACATCGGTGTTCCTCTCGAAACCCAGGCTGGTGAAACGCGGGTGGCCGCGACGCCGGAGACCATCAAGAAGCTGATCGGCCAAGGCCATCAGGTAACCGTACAGAGCGGCGCGGGGGTCAGCGCCAGCATTCCGGACAGCGCCTACGCGGCGGTTGGCGCCTCCATCGGCAGCGACGCAGCGGCCTTCGGCGCCGACCTGGTGCTGAAGGTGGTGGCGCCGAGCGACGGCGAGCTGGCACACATGAAGGTCGGCGCGGTGCTGGTCGGCATGCTCAATCCGTTCAGCAACGAAACCATCGCCCGCATGAACGCCCGCGGCATCACCGCCTTCGCCCTGGAAGCGGCGCCGCGCACATCCCGCGCGCAGAGCCTGGATGTGCTTTCGTCGCAAGCCAACATCGCCGGCTACAAGGCCGTGATGCTCGCCGCCAACCACTACCCGCGCTTCATGCCGATGCTGATGACCGCCGCCGGTACCGTGAAGGCCGCCCGCGTGCTGGTCCTCGGTGCCGGTGTCGCCGGCCTGCAGGCCATCGCCACGGCCAAGCGCCTGGGTGCGGTGATCGAAGCCTCGGACGTACGCCCGGCAGTGAAGGAGCAGATCGAGTCCCTCGGCGCCAAGTTCGTCGACGTGCCCTTCGAGACCGATGAGGAGCGCGAGTGCGCCCAGGGCGTCGGCGGCTACGCGCGGCCGATGCCGCAGTCGTGGATGGAGCGCCAGGCCAAGGCGGTGCACGAGCGCGCCAAGCAGGCCGACATCGTCATCACCACCGCACTGATCCCGGGCCGCAAAGCCCCGGTGCTGCTCAAGCAAGAAACCGTTGAGCAGATGAAGCCCGGCTCGGTGGTCATCGACCTGGCAGCTGCCCAGGGCGGCAACTGCCCGCTGACCGTCGCCGAGCAGGTGGTCATCCAGCACGGCGTGACCATCGTCGGCCACAGCAACCTGGCCGCCATGGTGCCGGCCGATGCCTCGGCGCTGTATGCGCGCAACCTGCTGGACTTCCTCAAGCTGGTCATCGACAAGGACGGCCAGTTCCACCTCAACCTCGAAGACGACATCGTCGCCGCGTGCCTGATGTGCCGCGACGGCCAAGTCGTCCGCAACAACGGCTAA
- a CDS encoding LysR substrate-binding domain-containing protein, with protein sequence MRRKIPSTAALVAFESAARHQSFTKAAGELALTQSAICRQVASLEEFLNVELFRRSRRGVKLTEAGLSYARRVAAQLDAVERDTLAVMGQQGAMTIELAVVPTFGTQWLLPRLKEFQRLHPQVTVNLTNRTRPFLFADTDFDAAIYFGDADWSGTASHLLMRENPMPVCSPGLLDGHQQLSAEQIAALPLLQQTTRPYAWRQWFDSLGMNVPRDLSGPRYELFSMLAQAAMHEMGVALIPPFLIQRELAEGRLVLALEHACRSDKAYYLMIPERKVESAALQSFRDWLVVEARHYAAASGLQQGVAPGPGM encoded by the coding sequence ATGCGCCGAAAGATTCCCAGCACCGCGGCATTGGTCGCCTTCGAGTCGGCCGCCCGCCACCAGAGCTTCACCAAGGCCGCCGGTGAGCTGGCGCTGACCCAGAGCGCCATCTGCCGCCAGGTCGCCAGCCTCGAGGAGTTCCTCAACGTCGAGCTGTTCCGCCGCTCGCGGCGCGGGGTCAAGCTGACCGAGGCCGGGCTGTCCTACGCCCGCCGCGTCGCCGCCCAGCTGGATGCAGTGGAGCGCGACACCCTGGCGGTGATGGGCCAGCAGGGCGCCATGACCATCGAGCTGGCAGTGGTGCCGACCTTCGGCACCCAGTGGCTGCTGCCACGGCTGAAGGAGTTCCAGCGCCTGCACCCCCAGGTCACGGTCAACCTGACCAATCGCACCCGACCCTTCCTGTTCGCCGATACCGACTTCGACGCGGCCATCTACTTCGGCGACGCCGACTGGTCCGGCACCGCCTCGCACCTGCTCATGCGGGAAAACCCCATGCCGGTGTGCAGCCCAGGCCTGCTGGATGGCCATCAACAGCTCAGCGCCGAACAGATCGCCGCGCTGCCGCTGCTGCAGCAGACCACCCGCCCTTACGCCTGGCGCCAGTGGTTCGACTCGCTGGGGATGAACGTGCCGCGCGACCTCAGCGGACCGCGCTACGAGCTGTTCTCCATGCTGGCCCAGGCGGCCATGCACGAGATGGGCGTGGCCCTGATCCCGCCCTTCCTGATCCAGCGCGAGCTGGCCGAGGGCCGTCTGGTGCTGGCCCTTGAGCATGCCTGCCGCAGCGACAAGGCCTACTACCTGATGATCCCCGAGCGCAAGGTGGAGTCCGCCGCGCTGCAGAGCTTTCGCGACTGGCTGGTGGTCGAGGCGCGGCATTATGCCGCGGCCAGCGGCCTTCAGCAGGGCGTTGCGCCCGGGCCTGGCATGTAG
- a CDS encoding acyl-CoA dehydrogenase, with amino-acid sequence MAKASFNWIDPLLLDQQLTEEERMVRDSAQQFAADKLAPRVLEAFRNEQTDPAIFREMGDTGLLGATIPEAYGGSGLNYVSYGLIAREVERVDSGYRSMMSVQSSLVMVPIYEFGNEATRQKYLPKLASGEYIGCFGLTEPNHGSDPGAMVTRAKKVDGGYRLSGSKMWITNSPIADVFVVWAKDDAGEIRGFVLEKGWQGLSAPVIHGKVGLRASITGEIVMDNVFCPEENAFPDVRGLKGPFTCLNSARYGISWGALGAAEFCWHTARQYCLDRQQFGRPLAANQLIQKKLADMQTEITLALQGCLRLGQMKDQGTAAVEITSIMKRNSCGKALDIARMARDMLGGNGISDEFGVARHLVNLEVVNTYEGTHDVHALILGRAQTGIQAFF; translated from the coding sequence ATGGCCAAGGCAAGCTTCAACTGGATCGACCCGCTGCTGCTCGATCAGCAACTGACCGAAGAAGAGCGCATGGTGCGCGACAGCGCTCAGCAGTTCGCCGCCGACAAGCTGGCCCCGCGAGTGCTGGAGGCCTTCCGCAACGAGCAGACCGACCCGGCGATCTTCCGCGAGATGGGCGACACCGGCCTGCTCGGCGCCACCATTCCCGAGGCCTACGGCGGCAGCGGCCTGAACTACGTGAGCTACGGTCTGATCGCCCGTGAAGTGGAGCGGGTCGATTCCGGTTACCGCTCGATGATGAGCGTGCAGTCGTCCCTGGTGATGGTGCCGATCTACGAGTTCGGCAACGAGGCCACCCGGCAGAAGTACCTGCCCAAGCTGGCCAGCGGCGAGTACATCGGCTGCTTCGGCCTGACCGAGCCTAACCACGGCTCCGACCCGGGCGCGATGGTCACCCGGGCGAAGAAGGTCGACGGCGGCTATCGCCTGTCCGGCAGCAAGATGTGGATCACCAACAGCCCGATCGCCGATGTCTTCGTGGTCTGGGCCAAGGACGACGCCGGCGAGATCCGTGGCTTCGTCCTGGAGAAGGGCTGGCAGGGCCTCTCGGCGCCGGTGATCCACGGCAAGGTCGGCCTGCGCGCCTCGATCACCGGCGAGATCGTCATGGACAACGTGTTCTGCCCGGAAGAGAACGCCTTCCCCGACGTGCGCGGCCTCAAGGGTCCCTTCACCTGCCTCAACTCCGCCCGCTACGGCATCAGCTGGGGCGCCCTGGGCGCCGCCGAGTTCTGCTGGCACACCGCGCGCCAGTACTGCCTGGATCGCCAGCAGTTCGGCCGCCCGCTGGCCGCCAACCAGCTGATCCAGAAGAAGCTGGCCGACATGCAGACCGAGATCACCCTGGCCCTGCAGGGCTGCCTGCGCCTGGGGCAGATGAAGGACCAGGGCACCGCCGCGGTGGAGATCACCTCGATCATGAAGCGCAACAGCTGCGGCAAGGCCCTGGACATCGCCCGCATGGCCCGCGACATGCTCGGCGGCAACGGCATCAGCGACGAGTTCGGCGTGGCCCGGCACCTGGTCAACCTGGAGGTGGTCAACACCTACGAGGGCACCCACGACGTCCATGCGCTGATCCTCGGCCGTGCGCAGACCGGCATCCAGGCGTTCTTCTGA
- a CDS encoding CaiB/BaiF CoA transferase family protein — translation MTGALSHIRVLDLSRVLAGPWAGQILADLGAEVIKVERPGTGDDTRHWGPPFVKDAEGEDSREAAYFQSANRNKQSLTLDFTQPEGQRLVRELVSQCDVLLENFKVGGLAAYGLDYASLKTINPRLVYCSITGFGQTGPYAKRAGYDFLVQGLGGLMSLTGRPEGEEGAGPVKVGVALTDILTGLYATVGVLAALNQREQSGIGQHIDVALLDVQIACLANQAMNYLNTGVAPKRLGNAHPNIVPYQDFPSADGDFIIAVGNDGQFRKLCEVAGLPQLADDPRFASNKARVAHRGELIPLLRQATVFKTTAEWIALLERAGVPCGPINDLAQVFADPQVQARGLRIELANGLGSRTPLVASPLRLSETPVQYRNAPPLLGEHSEQVLQQHLGLSAEQIAALRQAGVV, via the coding sequence ATGACCGGCGCCCTGTCCCATATTCGTGTGCTCGACCTGTCCCGCGTGCTCGCCGGACCCTGGGCCGGGCAGATCCTCGCCGACCTCGGCGCCGAGGTAATCAAGGTCGAGCGCCCCGGCACCGGTGACGACACCCGCCATTGGGGGCCGCCCTTCGTCAAGGACGCCGAGGGCGAGGATTCGCGCGAGGCGGCCTACTTCCAGAGTGCCAACCGCAACAAGCAGTCGCTCACCCTGGACTTCACCCAGCCCGAGGGGCAGCGCCTGGTTCGCGAGCTGGTGAGCCAGTGCGACGTGCTGCTGGAGAACTTCAAGGTCGGTGGCCTGGCCGCCTACGGCCTGGATTACGCCTCACTGAAGACGATCAATCCGCGCCTGGTCTATTGCTCGATCACCGGCTTCGGCCAGACCGGACCTTACGCCAAGCGCGCCGGCTACGACTTCCTGGTTCAGGGCCTCGGCGGCCTGATGAGCCTGACCGGGCGCCCCGAAGGCGAGGAGGGCGCCGGGCCGGTGAAGGTGGGCGTCGCCTTGACCGACATTCTCACCGGTCTGTACGCCACGGTCGGCGTGCTCGCCGCGCTGAACCAGCGCGAACAGTCGGGCATCGGCCAGCATATCGATGTGGCCCTGCTCGACGTGCAGATCGCCTGCCTGGCCAACCAGGCGATGAACTACCTGAACACCGGTGTTGCGCCCAAGCGCCTGGGCAATGCCCACCCGAATATCGTGCCCTACCAGGACTTTCCTTCGGCCGATGGCGATTTCATCATCGCCGTGGGCAACGACGGGCAGTTCCGCAAGCTCTGCGAGGTCGCCGGGCTGCCGCAGCTGGCCGACGACCCACGCTTCGCCAGCAACAAGGCGCGGGTCGCCCACCGTGGCGAACTCATCCCGTTGTTGCGTCAGGCCACCGTGTTCAAGACCACCGCCGAGTGGATCGCCCTTCTGGAGCGGGCCGGGGTGCCCTGCGGGCCGATCAACGACCTGGCCCAGGTCTTCGCCGACCCCCAGGTACAGGCCCGTGGCCTGCGCATCGAGCTGGCCAACGGCCTGGGCAGTCGCACGCCGCTGGTGGCCAGCCCGTTGCGCCTGTCGGAGACGCCGGTGCAGTACCGCAATGCCCCGCCGCTGCTCGGTGAGCACAGCGAGCAGGTATTGCAGCAGCATCTGGGCCTGAGTGCCGAGCAGATCGCCGCGTTGCGCCAGGCCGGTGTGGTCTGA
- the hmpA gene encoding NO-inducible flavohemoprotein codes for MLTTHHRTLIKATVPLLESGGEALTRHFYQLMFTDYPQVRALFNQAHQASGQQQRALANAVLMYARHIDKLEALGPLVGQIVNKHVSLQILPEHYPIVGSCLLRAIREVLGAEIATDAVIDAWAAAYGQLAELLIGAEEQAYAANAEAPGGWRGARGFRLARRVVESEEIVSLYLAPEDGGTLLDFQPGQYIGLRLLLDGEELRRNYSLSALGNGREYRISVKREVDGRVSNYLHDQLQVGERLELFAPAGDFVLRPSSKPLVLISAGVGITPALSMLEAARGSGRPIHFIHCARHGGVHAFRDWVAGQAIEHPQLRHYVCYSEPREGDAADAQGLLSREQLDQWLPAERDLDAYFLGPKPFMAMVKRHLSELGVPASQSRYEFFGPASALDS; via the coding sequence ATGCTCACCACCCACCACCGCACCCTGATCAAAGCCACGGTACCGCTGCTGGAAAGCGGCGGCGAGGCACTGACCCGGCACTTCTACCAGCTGATGTTCACCGACTACCCGCAGGTGCGCGCGCTGTTCAACCAGGCCCACCAGGCCAGCGGCCAGCAGCAGCGGGCCCTGGCCAACGCGGTGCTGATGTACGCCCGGCATATCGACAAGCTCGAGGCCCTCGGCCCGCTGGTCGGGCAGATCGTCAACAAGCACGTGTCGCTGCAGATCCTCCCCGAGCACTACCCGATTGTCGGCAGCTGCCTGCTGCGGGCGATCCGCGAGGTGCTCGGCGCCGAGATCGCCACCGACGCGGTGATCGACGCCTGGGCCGCCGCCTACGGCCAGCTGGCCGAGCTGCTGATCGGCGCCGAGGAGCAGGCCTACGCCGCCAATGCCGAGGCGCCCGGCGGCTGGCGCGGCGCCCGCGGCTTCCGCCTGGCGCGCAGGGTGGTGGAGAGCGAGGAGATCGTCTCGCTGTACCTGGCCCCCGAGGACGGCGGCACGCTGCTGGACTTCCAGCCGGGGCAGTACATCGGCCTGCGCCTGCTGCTGGACGGCGAGGAACTGCGCCGCAACTATTCGCTGTCGGCCCTGGGCAACGGCCGCGAGTACCGCATCAGCGTCAAGCGCGAGGTCGACGGGCGGGTGTCCAACTACCTGCACGACCAGTTGCAGGTTGGCGAGCGCCTGGAGCTGTTCGCCCCGGCCGGCGACTTTGTCCTGCGGCCGTCGAGCAAGCCGCTGGTGCTGATCAGCGCCGGCGTCGGCATCACCCCGGCGCTGAGCATGCTCGAGGCCGCGCGCGGCAGCGGCCGGCCGATCCACTTTATCCACTGCGCCCGTCATGGTGGGGTGCATGCCTTCCGCGACTGGGTCGCCGGCCAGGCCATCGAGCACCCGCAGCTGCGTCATTACGTGTGCTACAGCGAGCCGCGCGAGGGCGACGCGGCAGACGCCCAGGGCCTGCTCAGCCGCGAGCAGCTGGACCAGTGGCTGCCGGCCGAACGCGACCTGGACGCCTACTTCCTCGGGCCCAAGCCGTTCATGGCGATGGTCAAGCGCCACCTGAGCGAGCTGGGCGTGCCGGCGAGCCAGAGCCGCTACGAGTTCTTCGGCCCGGCCAGTGCGCTGGACAGTTAA